The DNA window TGTCCGAGGGCAGCGCGGGCACCGAGGTCATCATCCAGCTTTCGCAGTACTACGGCTCGTTCCGCGAGCAGCGCTCGCAGTTCAAGGTGGACGAGCGCATGTGCATGGGGAGCGCGTCGGCCCCCGTGACGGTGGTGGAGTTCTCCGACTTCGAGTGCCCGTACTGTGCCAAGGCCCGGCCCATCCTGGAGGGCTTCGCGAAGAAGAACGCGTCCCAGGTGCGCTTCTGCTACCTGCCCTTCCCGCTGTCCATGCACGTCAACGCGGTGCCCGCGGCGCAGGCCGCCCTGTGGGCCCGGGACCAGGGCAAGTTCTGGCAGATGCATGACGCCCTCTTCGAGCAGCAGGAGAACCTGAAGCCCGAGGCCCTCCCGGCGCTGGCCAAGAAGCTGGGCCTGGACGGCGACAAGCTGGCGGCGGTGCTGAAGTCGGACGCGTACAAGCAGGAGCTGGAGGGCTTCCGCGCCCAGGGCCGCGCGGCCGGGCTCAGCGGCACGCCGTCGGTCTACTTCAACGGCCGTTCGGTCGACTTGAGCTTCGTCCAGGAGGAGCTGCTTCAGCACAGCCTGGAGGACGAGCTCGAGTGGCAGTCCAACAAGAACGCCTGGGCCGCCGACTGACGCGGCGATGACGCAACGGTTCCGCATCGACGCGGGGCAGCTCGTCCCCGAGGACCGCCAGAGCCCGTCTCCATTGACGGGGCGCTCGGGGACGTACGCGCTGATGCCGACGTCCCCAGACCTGCTGGTCTTCTCACGAGGCCCCTGCGAGGGCGGCACCATCGCCGCGCCGCGCGTGGTGCTCTCTGGCGACGCGGCCGGATTCCCGTTGTCGGACCTGATGGCGTTCCTCAGCCAGTCGCGGTGGAGCGGCATCATCCGCGTGCACTCGCCGGCGGGAGAGCGCTCCGTCACCTTCCGCGACGGAGAGGTGCGGGGTGCGTCGTCGGATGACCCGTCCGACCGGTTGGGCGAGGTGCTGGTTCGCCTGGGCTATGTGGACCGCGCGCAGGTGGAAGCCGCGCTGCGAGGCCAGCCGCCCTCCAAGGTGGGCCGGGCCCTGGTGGAGAAGGGCCTGTTGAAGGCGCACGACCTCTTCAAGTGCGTCACGCATCAGGTGAGCGAAATCTTCCACGCCATCGTGTTGTGCCGGGAGGGGAGCTTCTTCCTCATCGACCAGCCGGTGGACGACAAGACGAGCCACTCCATCCAGCTCTCCACGCAGAGCCTGCTGATGGACAGCATCCGGAAGATTGACGAGATGGCGCACTTCCGGAAGCGCATCCCGCACGGCCGGCTGTACGTGGCGCGCAAGCGGGCCTCGGACGGGAAGCTGGAGGAGGACGAGGACCGGGTGCTGGGGCTGCTGGATGGCCGGCGCACCATCCTGGAGCTGGGCCATGCCGCCCGGCTGTCCGAGTTCGACATCACCAAGGTGGTGTACCGGCTGCTCGAGGGCGGCTTTGCCTCCGTGACGGACAAGCCGCTGCTCGTGCCCGCGGGGCCCGTGCCCACGCCGGTGGGGGTGACGGCTGCGCAGCCTCGTGAGGCGGCCCAGGCCGCGCAGGGGCGGACCGCGGCGAGTGTGGCGCCGGCGGTGGACCCTCGCCCCGTGGCGCGGGTGTTCAACTTCATCTTCCGGGAGATTCGCGACGAGGTGGCCAAGCAGGGGATGGACCGTGAGTTCATCGCCGCCGCCAACGCCGCGCTCGCCGGACAGGGTTTGTCGTCGTCTCCGGTGTTGGAGGGGCTGGCCTTCCAGGCGGATGGGAGCCTGGCCGAGGCGAAGCTGATGGAGGCCTTCGAGCAGCACCGCGCCCAGTTGGGCAGCGAGCCGATGGCCTCCTTCAAGCAGGCGCTGAGCGACGTGATGTTCTTCCTGTTGTTCCAGGCTGGTGAGCTCCTGGAGTCGCGTGCGGACGAGGACCTCGCCCGCCGTGTGAAGGAGCTCCTGGCGACGCTTGAGGGGCCGTGACGACGGATTCAGATTGGCCGCGGTTGACGGCGGATGTGCCGGGTTGTGGTGGTGCCTTCAAGCTGGTCCCCGAGGACTTCGAGGTCGAGGAGATTCCGGCCTACCTGCCGTCAGGGGAGGGCGAGCACCTCTACCTGTGGCTGGAGAAGCGGGGCCGCGACACGCGTGAGGTCGTTCGCGCGCTGTCCGCCGCGCTCGGTGTGTCCGAGGACGATGTGGGCGTCGCGGGCATGAAGGACCGGCAGGCCGTCACGCGTCAGCTCCTGTCCGTGCCCGCGCGCGGCGAGCCGAAGCTGGGCGACTTCGCGCTGGAGGGCGTGCAGGTGCTGTGGGCCAAGCGGCACGGCAACAAGCTGCGGACGGGCCACCTGCGCGGCAATCGTTTCCGGCTGCGCCTGCGCGGTGTGCGCGACGTGGGCGCCGCGCGCGAGACGTTCTCCCGACTGTCCGCGAGCGGAGTCCCCAACTACTTCGGTGAGCAGCGCTTCGGCCGCGCGGGAGACAACGCGGACCTGGGACGGATGCTGGTGCTGGGGCAGCGGCTGCCGAAGCGGCCGGAGCGCTTCCAGCGCAAGCTGTACCTCTCCGCCTTCCAGTCGCGCATCTTCAACCGTGCCCTCGCGGACCGGGTGCGCGCGGGCACGCTGTCCACGGCGCTCCTGGGCGACGTGCTGCGCAAGGAAGAGACGGGCGGCCTGTTCGTGTGCGAGGCGCCGGAGGTCGATGCGCCTCGCGTGGCTTCCTTCGAGGTGAGCCCCGCGGGGCCGCTGTTCGGTCCCAAGATGACGGCGGCCGGGGGCGAGGTGGCCGAGGTCGAGGCCCGGCTGCTCGTGGGCGAGGGCGTCACCCTGGACGACTTCAAGCGGGGCGGCGGCGAGACGGAAGGGGGGCGCAGGCCCTACCGCGTGCGCCTGGGTTCACCCGAGCTGACGCCGGAGGGCGAGGACCTGTGGCTCACCTTTGAGTTGCCTCGGGGTGCGTACGCCACCGAGGTCCTCCACGAGCTGCTCAAGGACGACTGAGGCTGCGGCTGTGTGCTTCCTGGCGCTGCCTTGAAGCAAGCGCACCTCTGTCGTGCTGGCGGTGCGCCGTCTGGCGCTGCTCTCGGGAGAGCGCACCGCGCGTGCCCTGAAAATGCGAGCGCCTCCTCGGGACGTGAGCCCGGGAGGCGCTGAGTCTCCTTGTGCCCTGGCCGCGTGGGCCAGGGCAGGGGAGTGCTACTGCTGGACGACGTTGAACTCCGTGCGCCGGTTCTGCGCGCGGCCCGCCTTGGTCGTGTTCGGCGCGATGGGGCGCGTCTCTCCGTAGCCCACCGCCTCCATGCGACCCGGGTCGATGCCCCGTCGCAGCAGCTGCGCCATCACCGCGTCGGCGCGCTTCTGCGACAGCTTCAGGTTCGTCTCATCCTTGCCCATCGAGTCCGTGTGGCCCTCGATGCGCAGCTTGTGGATCCACGGGGCATCGCGCAGCGCCTGCGCCACGTCCTCGAGGATGGCGGTGCTCTGCTTGCCGATGATCTTCGCGGAGCCGGACCCGAAGAGGATCTGCTTCTTGATCTCGATGCGGTCCTTCTTGATGACGACGTTCTTGTACTGCTTCGGGCAGCCGCGCTCTTCCTTCGTGCCCGGGTCGTTCACGCACGCATCGAGGCGGTCCACCACGCCGTCGTTGTCCGTGTCCTTGTCCGCGCACCCGCTGTTCTCCGGCGGGCCCGCTTCATTCGGGCACTTGTCCTGCGCATCCGCCAGGCCGTCCGCGTCGTTGTCCAGGTCCGGGCACCCGTCCTCGTCCTGGAAGCCGTCCTTGTCCTCCGGCTCGTCAATGCACTTGTCCTGACCGTCGTTGACGCCGTCGCCGTCCTTGTCCGGGCACCCCAGGTTCTGCATGGAGCCCGTCTCGTTGGGGCACTTGTCCGCGGTGTCGACGATGCCGTCGTTGTCGTTGTCCAGCTCGGGGCAGCCGTCCTCGTCCTGGAAGCCGTCCTTGTCCTCCGGCTGGTCCGGGCACTTGTCCGCGTTGTCGAAGACGCCGTCGCCATCACGGTCCTTCGGCGCCTCCGCCGGGCAGCCCTGGTTCTCCGCCACGCCCGCGTCCTGCGGGCACTTGTCGTTGGCGTCGAGCACCCCGTCGTTGTCGTTGTCCGGGTCCGGGCAGCC is part of the Myxococcus landrumus genome and encodes:
- a CDS encoding DsbA family protein; the protein is MLLSCWKRVIPLLAAAALTGWGCKNPEGSAPASTPAPAAAPAPAAPPPPPVEPAAAPTDPAAVLSGIPGMDFSSLSATSKRELATVLSDEFCYCGCPHTLGACLKSHTGCRHAKRMARVAARMVSEGSAGTEVIIQLSQYYGSFREQRSQFKVDERMCMGSASAPVTVVEFSDFECPYCAKARPILEGFAKKNASQVRFCYLPFPLSMHVNAVPAAQAALWARDQGKFWQMHDALFEQQENLKPEALPALAKKLGLDGDKLAAVLKSDAYKQELEGFRAQGRAAGLSGTPSVYFNGRSVDLSFVQEELLQHSLEDELEWQSNKNAWAAD
- a CDS encoding DUF4388 domain-containing protein; the protein is MTQRFRIDAGQLVPEDRQSPSPLTGRSGTYALMPTSPDLLVFSRGPCEGGTIAAPRVVLSGDAAGFPLSDLMAFLSQSRWSGIIRVHSPAGERSVTFRDGEVRGASSDDPSDRLGEVLVRLGYVDRAQVEAALRGQPPSKVGRALVEKGLLKAHDLFKCVTHQVSEIFHAIVLCREGSFFLIDQPVDDKTSHSIQLSTQSLLMDSIRKIDEMAHFRKRIPHGRLYVARKRASDGKLEEDEDRVLGLLDGRRTILELGHAARLSEFDITKVVYRLLEGGFASVTDKPLLVPAGPVPTPVGVTAAQPREAAQAAQGRTAASVAPAVDPRPVARVFNFIFREIRDEVAKQGMDREFIAAANAALAGQGLSSSPVLEGLAFQADGSLAEAKLMEAFEQHRAQLGSEPMASFKQALSDVMFFLLFQAGELLESRADEDLARRVKELLATLEGP
- a CDS encoding OmpA family protein, producing MTRPSLAALLTFLLAAGCVSGSKIRADTQVLAADVERARRSGALRCAPVELATAEAHLDFAKGELSQGNSGRAASHVRTADDAVDRALAMSKNCGPRQVMVRERPEPQQPQTPVATKETPQQQVVVRIEETDNDGDGVLDKDDPCPDQAEDKDGFQDQDGCPDPDNDNDGVLDANDKCPQDAGVAENQGCPAEAPKDRDGDGVFDNADKCPDQPEDKDGFQDEDGCPELDNDNDGIVDTADKCPNETGSMQNLGCPDKDGDGVNDGQDKCIDEPEDKDGFQDEDGCPDLDNDADGLADAQDKCPNEAGPPENSGCADKDTDNDGVVDRLDACVNDPGTKEERGCPKQYKNVVIKKDRIEIKKQILFGSGSAKIIGKQSTAILEDVAQALRDAPWIHKLRIEGHTDSMGKDETNLKLSQKRADAVMAQLLRRGIDPGRMEAVGYGETRPIAPNTTKAGRAQNRRTEFNVVQQ
- the truD gene encoding tRNA pseudouridine(13) synthase TruD, with amino-acid sequence MTTDSDWPRLTADVPGCGGAFKLVPEDFEVEEIPAYLPSGEGEHLYLWLEKRGRDTREVVRALSAALGVSEDDVGVAGMKDRQAVTRQLLSVPARGEPKLGDFALEGVQVLWAKRHGNKLRTGHLRGNRFRLRLRGVRDVGAARETFSRLSASGVPNYFGEQRFGRAGDNADLGRMLVLGQRLPKRPERFQRKLYLSAFQSRIFNRALADRVRAGTLSTALLGDVLRKEETGGLFVCEAPEVDAPRVASFEVSPAGPLFGPKMTAAGGEVAEVEARLLVGEGVTLDDFKRGGGETEGGRRPYRVRLGSPELTPEGEDLWLTFELPRGAYATEVLHELLKDD